The DNA sequence ATCTGAATGATGAAATTTGCCTAAAGGAGGCTTATTCAATGGCTGAAGAGAAAAAAGGTTCTATTTCAGGTCGTGTTGTAGAAACGACGAAAGAAGAAGCAAAAAAACAAAAAGAGAAGTTAGAAAAGAAAAACGATAAGTAACACATAAAAAAACGGGCAGTTCCATTATTAAGGAGCTGTCCGTTTTCATGTTAAGATTAAAATTCTTTTGCGAATGATTGTGCGTTTTGAATCGCATTCAATTTAATTTCTTCAGCATTTTCAGGTTCTGCATTATGACCTTCGATTGCGATTAAGTTAATGTTTGGTACACCCATGAATGCTAGGATAGTACGTACATAACGGTCGCCTAATTCGAAGTCTGCAGCTGGGCCTTCGCTGTAGTAGCCGCCGCGTGATTGAATGTGTAATGCTGTTTTATCTGTAAGCAGCCCTTGTGGTCCTTCAGAAGAGTATTTGAAAGTTTTGCCTGCAACTGTTACAGCATCGAAGTAACGTTTAACAGCAGGAGGGAATGATAAGTTCCACATTGGAGTAACAAAGACATATTTGTCAGCTGCTACGAATTGATCAACAAGTTCAGTTAAGCGATTTACTTTTTGTTGTTCTGAATCAGTAAGTGTTTCGCCAGATTGTAATTTACCCCAGCCTGAGAAAACTTCAGCATCGATTTCTGGTACATCGTCTTTGAATAAATCAATATGAACCACTTCGTCTTCAGGGTGTTCTGATTGATAGCTTTCGATAAAGGCTTTACCAACTGCCATTGAGTTTGAAACCATTTCATCTAATGGGTGTGCAGTAATATATAATACTTGTGACATTAATAATCATCCTTTTACATGTAATTTAAGATATATTTATTATACTCGATACAATTTGTATATGAAAGTGTAAATTTTACACTTTTGAAAAATATCTGTTGTGCAAAATAGGAACGTTTGGTGAACAATGGTTTTGGATGATACAAACTGCTTTGTTGAGGCGTATAATACTTGTGATATGAAATAGCAGAGGTGAAGAGATGAAGAATTTGCTGATAGGAACTTGCCTATTCTTGCTTGTAATCGGATCAGGTTTATATACGATTAAGGCGGAAATTCAAAATGATGCAGAAGCCGCATTGCATCAAAAGAAAAAATTAAAAGGGATAACATCTGAAAAACAATTAAAAGCATTTTTCAATGATGCGAAGAAAACTGAAGCCCAAAAATTAAGCGCGTATGAAAGTGCCGTTGAAAATAAAGTCATTCCGCGCAGTCCGCATTTTCAAAATGCAGATGCCGCATATAAAGAATCGATGGATTTGAAACATCATCATTAAAAAAGCAATCATTTATTGAGTGTGACAGACTCTGTAAATGATTGCTTTGCTATAGATTAAAGAATGCTTTGATTTCATTGTATGAAGGTAAATGGTCAGCAGCGTGCTGCAAGTTTTGCAATGATGGTATATCGTTGGACCATGTTTGTATTTGATTGAAGAAAGTGCCGTCGAAAATACTGCTGTAAAAGTTTAGAAAGTTATTTAAATAATTGCCGTCTTGCCATACTTTATAGGTACCGATCAGTGCGAGTATAAATATGAGCCCTTTAAATAAATTCCACATCGTCTTTCTCCTTAAAAACATTTTAGTATCTAATTAATTGTATAACATTTTAATCTTGATTGCCAGTGCATACTAAAGGATATATGCAAAGTGAAAATCATGGTATAATAGACGAAATTCACATCATGAACTTAATTAGGAGGTTGACAATGGGCAAGTGGAAATCACGGTTATTTACGATTATTGGAGTCGTACTGATTTTAGTCGGTATCTTCATAGTGTTTAAACCGCAAATCGATCATTATATCGCTGGAAAACAAAATGATGCAAAAATTGAACATTATGATAAAAAACAAGCGGAACAGAAAAAAGATAAAAAAGAAGTACCGAAAGTTCCTAAAGATAAATCACAATTAGTAGGTTATATCGATATTCCGAGCGTTAAAATCAAGGAAGCGGTGTATCCTGGTCCTGCTACACCAGAGCAGTTGAACAGAGGTGTCAGCTTGGCAGAAGAAGATGAATCGTTAGATCAGCAGAACATTGCGATTGCCGGACATACGAACACCAGCGGCAATTATCAGTTTACTAATCTGCACAAAGCTAAAAAGGGTGCAAAGGTAACATTTAAAGTAGGGAATGAAACAAGAAAATATAAAATCACTTCTATTAGAGATGTTAAACCTGACGAAGTCAGTGTATTAGATGAACATAAAAATAGTAAAGAGCAGCTTACATTAATCACTTGTGATGATTATAATGCGCAAACAGGCGAGTGGGAGACGCGCAGTATCTATAAAGCAGAACGTGTAGATTAATCAAATGAAACAGACCTGAGACAGTATGATAGATTTATCATGTCTCAGGTCTGTTTGTGTTTTATTGAACTTCTAATTCTTTTGTAATTTGTTCAGCAGTATCTTCTGGCAAGTTGCTGTTGTCGATTTCGAAACCTAAATCTTGAATCATTCTAAAGTCCATATCATTAGGTTGGCCGCCAGTGATAAGATAATCGCCGACAAAGATTGAGTTCGCAGCAAGCAATGCAAGCGGCTGTAATGATTGTAAATTGACTTCTCTGCCGCCAGCGATACGGATTTCTTTCGTTGGATTCACTAGTCTGAATAATGCGATGATACGTAAACATTTCATAGGTGTTAATTCATCCATGCCGCCAAACTTAGTACCTTGAATAGGGTGAAGGAAGTTGATTGGAATACTGTCCGCATCAAGTTCTTTCAACTCAAAGGCCATATCAATTCTGTCTTGTGCTGTTTCACCCATTCCGCAAATAACACCTGAACAAGGTGAGATGTTATGTGCTTTCATAATTTCAACCGTATGCACACGGTCTTCATATGAATGTGTTGTAACTACTGTGTCGTGATAGTTTTCACTGGTATTCAGGTTATGGTTATAACGATCGACACCCGCATCTTTTAAGCGTTGTGCTTGTTCATCATTCGCAATACCTAAACAAGCACAGATTTTTAATTGCGGATGATTGTGTTTGATTTGTTTTACGGATTCAGTAATATGGTTGACTTCTTTATCACTTGGACCTCGTCCGCTCATAACAATACAATATGTACCGATTTGATGTTCAGCTGCCGCATCTGCACCTGCAATAATGTCATTTTCTGGAATTAAAGCATAACGATCTTTTCTTTTCATATCTCTTGATTGACCGCAATACCCGCAATCTTCAGGACAAATACCGCTTTTTGCATTCAAAATCATATTCAACTTCACTTTTTTCCCATAGTAATGCTTTCTGATGGCATAAGCCTCATCTAATAGTGTCATCGTATCGATAGATTCATCTGTATATAAATCATAGGCTTCTTCTTTTGTTAACGCGGTGCCATTTAAAATCTTATGTGCTAATTCCATTTTTGCTTCCCCCTTAGAACTATAAAAGTCTAATTGTTAACTTGTAAACTTAAAAAGATTACATTCACCTTGTTGATTTTACATCAAATCATTAGGATTGCCAAGTATTACTCAAATAATGTAATTTAACGATACTTATTACACTTTTAGGGTGAGGATTTGTATAAAAGTGAAAAGTTAATATCTATTATAATAGAAGCGTTTATTAGCGTATATCAGTAAGTTTTATATTCAATTTTGATATATAAATACAATTAAATGAAAAGTGATTTGTCTAACAACAGTATTGGAATAGTGTAGGATGACCTGAAAACGAAGATTAAAATTAAAAAATTGTATAGCAAAACTGTCTATTCTCAAACGTAATTGAAACAATAATATTAGATAACGTTTTGAAAATCATTTTAAAAATAATGTACAATTAGATAATTCAAAAAAAGTATAATAAAATGATGCAAATAACATTCAAATGGGGTATGATGTAGGTGTAATATTAATTTAAGTTGCTTAGGGCATAATAGGACAATCACGAAAGGGGAAACATTAATGAAAAAATATTCCAATGGATTTAACGCGAGGCGCCAAAATCAATATTCGATCCGCAAATTTACAGTAGGTACAGCTTCGATTATAGTAGGTGCAACAATTTTATTTGGACTAGGAAATGAAGCGAGAGCTGCAGAATCATCAACTTCAAGCAGTACTACATCATCTGCTGACCAAACGTCAGGTTCAACAACACCTGAATCGACCGACCAGTTAGTAGGAACATCGTCTAATTCAACTGACCAGTCAGTAGGTACAAATACTGAATCACCATCACCAACTGCAGAACAAACACAAACAGCTACTGAACCTGCGGCTTCAGTTGAGGCACCAGCAAGTGCTGATACAGTACAACCCGCACAAGATGCGACTACAAAGGACAGCAATGTAACATCTTCAACAGAAGCACCGACAGCAGATACTTCTTCGAAAGATACGGCATCTGAGCCGGCACCAACACCTGATACATCTTCAACAACAGAAAAAGCATCTGAGCCAGCACCAACAGGAGATACATCAGCTGCGGAAAAAGTTTCTGAACCAGCACCATCATCTGGTACATCTTCAACAACAGAAAAGGCATCTGAACCAACACCGACTGAAGCACCAGCACCGTCTTCAACAACGGAAACTACTTCAGGTTCAACTTCAGAGCCAACATCATCATCAACTGAATCAGCATCATCAGCTCCTAAAGAGCCAACTGCTGAACCAACAAGCTCAGTAATAACTGCATCTGAGCCGACAGAACAAATTACAGCAGCAAGTTCGAATACAACAGGTACGACAAATACAGATACATCAGCATCATCAACATTAGCTGAACAAGCAGGTGTTACATCAACTGATTCTCCTGAAATAGCAACTTAAAAATTGCTGCAACAATCATCTGACAATA is a window from the Staphylococcus sp. IVB6181 genome containing:
- a CDS encoding FMN-dependent NADH-azoreductase, translating into MSQVLYITAHPLDEMVSNSMAVGKAFIESYQSEHPEDEVVHIDLFKDDVPEIDAEVFSGWGKLQSGETLTDSEQQKVNRLTELVDQFVAADKYVFVTPMWNLSFPPAVKRYFDAVTVAGKTFKYSSEGPQGLLTDKTALHIQSRGGYYSEGPAADFELGDRYVRTILAFMGVPNINLIAIEGHNAEPENAEEIKLNAIQNAQSFAKEF
- the bioB gene encoding biotin synthase BioB, which encodes MELAHKILNGTALTKEEAYDLYTDESIDTMTLLDEAYAIRKHYYGKKVKLNMILNAKSGICPEDCGYCGQSRDMKRKDRYALIPENDIIAGADAAAEHQIGTYCIVMSGRGPSDKEVNHITESVKQIKHNHPQLKICACLGIANDEQAQRLKDAGVDRYNHNLNTSENYHDTVVTTHSYEDRVHTVEIMKAHNISPCSGVICGMGETAQDRIDMAFELKELDADSIPINFLHPIQGTKFGGMDELTPMKCLRIIALFRLVNPTKEIRIAGGREVNLQSLQPLALLAANSIFVGDYLITGGQPNDMDFRMIQDLGFEIDNSNLPEDTAEQITKELEVQ
- the srtA gene encoding class A sortase SrtA: MGKWKSRLFTIIGVVLILVGIFIVFKPQIDHYIAGKQNDAKIEHYDKKQAEQKKDKKEVPKVPKDKSQLVGYIDIPSVKIKEAVYPGPATPEQLNRGVSLAEEDESLDQQNIAIAGHTNTSGNYQFTNLHKAKKGAKVTFKVGNETRKYKITSIRDVKPDEVSVLDEHKNSKEQLTLITCDDYNAQTGEWETRSIYKAERVD